From the Juglans microcarpa x Juglans regia isolate MS1-56 chromosome 7D, Jm3101_v1.0, whole genome shotgun sequence genome, the window ATCTTTTATCATCGTCAAGTAGTTGGTGGAGTTTCTTCACAGCTACCATTTCAAAGCCGGCTACTATTATATGGGTATCGGAAATCTCATTTCCGATATAAATTCTAAGCTTTTCACGCACCTTATATGCGCTTTCACTTACGTACAATTCTCTACCTTCGCCCACTATAAAAACCAAGAACCCGTCCGTTACAACGCTTTTGTCGATATTTGTTGGCAGAGAGCATTTGTTAAACTTCTTCTCAATGATAAACCAGTCCTCTTATAGAAATTCTTTCGTTCAGTCTTCCATAGAAACAGCTAGGCTTTATGGGTTTCAAGGTTTAGACCTTCGTGGGGTTGTGCCAAAAGGAAGTAGCTCGGATATGGCCAACCTCGGTACCCTTCTTCTGGACGAGTGGCGAGTTGCTGTAAATTCTGAGGCAAAAAATTCAAGCAATCCTGAGTTACTCCTGGTCATGGCCGGCAATCGTCTGCCAGCTTTGGGTTCAGTCATTTACCCAATTGATTCCATGAGGAGGAACTTGGATTGGGTACATGTAAAAGCGTACGATTACTATTTGCCTGGTAGGGACAGAGTCACATACTTTCATGCAGCTTTGTATGGCCCTTCGAACATGGCTAATACGGATGATGGCATAAATGAGTGGAAGAGAAGAGTAAGTGAGAAAAGTAATTGAAAAATGCCATGCAACTCCACAAACAGGTTATAGAAAGAATAACAGTATAGCAATTCTTCTCGTGCATTGTGTGGGTGCACAACTAGTTTATAAGTAGTATTAGGGATGCTGTATTACATAGATCATGTTTCTTTCCTAGCATAGAGATTAAGTGCTTGTGTGTATTTAAACTTAAAGAAAATTTGATAGTACTAGCCATAGtaatcatttttttccaaaGGGAAAGCAGCTCCTGAAGATGGGGGGCAGAGCACGGTGACTCTTCCATATAAGTTGATAGGGTCAAGTTGACGTTCTGGAAAGCCTTGTTACAATTTCTACATAGTTCTTAACATGtccagactctctctctctctctctctctctctctctctctctaggctGGTAGAGACACTGTGAACTGTGACCTATTCTTTGTTGGAGAAGTGGTTTCCTAGTTTTTGCCTACACCCTCTGGGTCACAAGCTGAACTGGCATGCTGATCTGTCATTTGGGGAGAAAGGAGTGGGGTGGGGCCCCTGAGGGTGGATTATGTTGGTGGTTCTAGTTTGTAGTTTATGTTGACATAGCTTGTAACCCTTAGTAAATAATAAGGAATTCACTTTCTTTCATCGAGTATAGCTGAGACACTTTAATTTGTTCAAGTTCTTGTATAAATCATATTTCATCAATAATGTTATTACGTTGCAACGAAGAAGATGACATGATACTAGCTTGAGTTTGTAATACTGATATGTTTAGGAAAGGCCATTTTCCCGTTAGTCATTATGGCCTCCTGTTTACTGCTTACCACTTTTGACCAGGTTTTGGAAACTATGTTCACTTTTGACCAGGTTTTGGAAACTATGTTACAAGACAATTTTGTTCCAAATGACACGAATTTGAATGCAGACGAtgttactcctataggctggtcagTTTGGAATAGTAgaaagagactggttagtttcatcaagacaaagataagactctttatagataagaaaaatcataggaCGATCTGCGAaaaaagccctcttaacctcactctcttttgcatagaaactcacttttgtctttccttttctctctgtagactctctttcttttttctctcgtggctccactcttttttctttactctcagccacctctctacttttgttttcactctttcttttatactcattttcactctcactctttcctttttgagcaacctcacttttcaattttagttggtcctcatagacctggcttggagttaaaaggagcaagcttgattgtttgCCCTCCTTTTGAAAGCTATACatattcttgaacccatcatgtgtcaccctcctatcatactgccacggccccccaacaaaatatggccagcatgcataggcacaacatcacaaagcacctcatcctgatacttcctaatagaaaaagtaactaacacttgtttgtccactctaacctccccacaatcattcaaccactacAATTTGTTTGGTCTAGAGtattttaaggttggtaaattcaatttatcAACCAAAGTAGTGTTAGCCACATTAGTATAACTctccccatcaatgatcatactacataccatattgttgacatggcatctagtatggaaaatgttctctcactgttatgacatcattatccaacctttcaaaccttgaaaatttaattgagccttgaaaaattagttttggacttgatagcatctcaaaccctaaccaaaccctctttaaaccccaaattgaagtcCACTTGGTTGGGACCCACGAAAGCCcatgaatttggccaccttggcaaaaattcttgaagaagtttcctcccccacatggccgACCATCCACTTCTATTGGGTGcagccttgatgtgaaggagaaatccattCCATCAacctctcacagctgctgcaagCAGTTCTTgcccctcactattctccactttatgtcacatagccaacttcaatcaagggtcattcctAGTCATTCATAcacattttatcacttcttcaccccgttcttagagagaaactcaaaagagctctctcgggcagattccTAGGTCTTTCTGCGTGGCAATTTtcgaccctttgtaagtatttttgcaCGATAGCTCCTTCATAAAATTTGTTCGTCTTTGAGATTAGTTTCAGTGGAAAAGTCATTCTGGGCgtgtgaaactggagagtatctTATGCTTTGGAATTTtttaccaagctaatggacatatcttggttcgaaaattttatgaagtatTGTTAGCATGTATTTATGAATGtttattgaggttttgttgcatgaataaagcttttgatgatagatttccttagatttagaaacttgaaaactagaagtggaaacacagtttttgttttaaaaaagtttgaatatttcgtggtttgatcttattccaaagactattatatttttatatgataatctTAAGCCTcctatatacatgttaggatgttattttaaagatatttagtattagttttaaagatatgatttttctatgcaacagaatttcggttaggcctaagattttatttttttaaatccatgttttattgagttttagccatgtgattttaagtgtgaTAGATGGATCTtttttaggacacatttttaaagcATGAGATGTTTTAGCTTAAAGATACATGTCTTTAacccatggatcaagagattgatcaaaggtagttgagagaaaagtttttgtttttggactaagtgtaaaactaaaaactccaagtattgttttgtaattttggtgacttttggtTGATGATTTAAAGTATGGTTGATATTAAGATGatgttaaggatatttttggagttaagatgtgaaatccttaagttaggggtaaaatgataattttactctaagttgtccctttacacttttctaattgttagtaattaaatttctaacttttagaataacctcttacagttcctcatGTTTCGCACTTTATTATCGTAGAACGCGACGATctaggtaagttagctcttaacttactatcagtttactgtgtatatATAATGGATAAGGGAACTATAGTTTAtgtttgtatgtttttatttatgccatgccatgccatgtcatcacatgtttatttattacaCGAATTACTCTAtcatgaaatacttatctgttacacaatatattatgtctcatgttactatacactgcaagtatgtcacattacgtatgctatatgttacatgtatgtgtcatgtcatgtaatattcactatcacatgttttgtcatgttataaaatattgtctgttacgtgttatgtcatgttacaaaatattatctgttacatgtattacatgttatgaaatgttgtttgtaacatttatgtctcaaagtatatCATGTATGTcttcttacgttcatgtcatgtATGCTAGTTTAGTTATTTaggtcaatcacgaccctaagcgctaggatagggtaatatcctagtaaaACTTCTTTGTTCACACTGgtgtgtctaaataggtgtgaaatttcatGCATTGaagaagtacagtcaacaggttgcaaatggagcctaactagctggtcaccggggCGCGCCAAGCACTAACGCCAAtagagccacactttatgttacgtgtgtctacagcaagtgtggcacaaacaattcatcaggccacaacaactatggagcatgaagtatggggccacaacaactgtaga encodes:
- the LOC121238150 gene encoding class V chitinase-like; amino-acid sequence: MINQSSYRNSFVQSSIETARLYGFQGLDLRGVVPKGSSSDMANLGTLLLDEWRVAVNSEAKNSSNPELLLVMAGNRLPALGSVIYPIDSMRRNLDWVHVKAYDYYLPGRDRVTYFHAALYGPSNMANTDDGINEWKRRVSEKSN